In Glycine max cultivar Williams 82 chromosome 7, Glycine_max_v4.0, whole genome shotgun sequence, a single window of DNA contains:
- the LOC106799246 gene encoding proline-rich receptor-like protein kinase PERK2, with amino-acid sequence MADVEPSPAGVDRLEAAIAKLVAAQLRLESTLEALLLKLPLRTNHHYPSSFSVQSPPSTLPSKLTVPPCPVPMQHNQSPLPTPLPTPTLSPMPTPSPMPPSMPTSPPPPALIQSHPTPLPTPLPIVLVPLLANNNPHASSDRR; translated from the coding sequence ATGGCGGATGTCGAACCTTCTCCAGCGGGCGTGGACCGCCTCGAGGCCGCCATTGCCAAACTTGTTGCAGCTCAACTCCGCCTTGAATCCACATTGGAAGCCCTTCTTCTAAAACTGCCTCTGAGAACCAACCACCACTACCCATCTTCTTTCTCTGTGCAGTCACCACCGTCGACTTTGCCTTCTAAGCTAACTGTGCCTCCATGCCCCGTACCAATGCAACACAACCAATCACCCTTGCCGACTCCGCTGCCCACGCCAACTTTGTCACCCATGCCGACTCCGTCGCCCATGCCGCCGTCCATGCCGACTTCACCTCCACCCCCCGCACTCATACAGTCGCATCCCACACCCTTGCCGACTCCGCTTCCCATTGTGCTCGTTCCCCTCCTTGCTAACAACAACCCCCACGCGTCCTCTGACCGTCGCTAG